In one Silene latifolia isolate original U9 population chromosome 10, ASM4854445v1, whole genome shotgun sequence genomic region, the following are encoded:
- the LOC141608244 gene encoding protein FAR1-RELATED SEQUENCE 5-like, which yields MADENGALIDVNMVDEDDDYVIIQGGLTDNSKGTDYSKSLSGRKADKWEEIYEMYRKHSQAVGFSIRKGTSRRANGPGTPEIERYFVCSCEGKHGNGLPHIGLNQSRNTAVTRCECRAGLRSQLNEDGQWELLQHITVHNHALTPTQWQQHHRSERRIGDAEAETIRALTEALVRPSVQYKVATVAAGGEAFVGHTKRDHVNFVHRLKSKAIEGGDAATLVNLLTKRQAEDPGFFFRVQFNEEGRLCHLFWCDSMMREDYRLYHDVLIFDTTYRINRYNLICGAFVGINNHWSNVMFGCAFLSDENEESFQWLFNVFNEAMGDDLRPVSIFTDQDKAMTNALEAVYPQSRHRLCQWHIQQNANSHFGTLKHDRPFQNMFNQCLNGCFSETEFEATWRIMTTEYGLDNHPWFNRLYSLRTKWCTAFNNMYFSVGILSSQRSESTNHAMGFQASKTTSVTEFFGIYETTVRRWREEEELKEFNCIRATPTSVFPLVDLLQHASQIYTLHLFRCFEKEFGLAMGTRASIVQSEDSTLLYRVHTGGNEGSSHHVTYDCGNHLTECIFRKYQEIPSAYIRRRWTKFAKTEVWNRLLPADMRRSAANEAVNWRRSMSKNVNNLITKSQNVKEARAIVENFYGTANAKVTSILQKLAIDADHNTQPSEDHAVLDPVRCTTKGRSQRKKRALGKKKRVKKTNDNAQFNADSYTPVPRLLCNTTDFIA from the exons ATGGCTGACGAAAATGGTGCGTTAATTGACGTTAATATGGTGGACGAAGATGATGATTATGTCATAATTCAAGGAGGGTTGACGGATAATAGTAAAG GTACTGATTATTCCAAGTCACTATCGGGGAGGAAAGCCGATAAATGGGAAGAGATCTACGAGATGTATCGAAAACACTCACAGGCTGTTGGTTTTAGCATTAGGAAAGGCACTTCTCGTAGAGCAAACGGGCCTGGCACACCTGAGATAGAGAGATATTTTGTATGCTCATGTGAAGGAAAACACGGGAATGGTTTACCTCATATTGGTCTGAACCAATCTAGGAATACCGCAGTCACGCGGTGCGAATGCAGAGCTGGACTAAGGTCGCAATTAAACGAGGATGGGCAGTGGGAATTATTGCAACATATCACAGTTCACAACCATGCGTTAACCCCCACGCAGTGGCAGCAGCATCACCGATCTGAAAGGCGAATAGGCGATGCCGAGGCAGAGACTATTAGGGCTCTGACAGAAGCGTTAGTCCGCCCATCTGTTCAATACAAGGTGGCGACTGTTGCAGCGGGAGGTGAAGCATTTGTTGGACACACAAAGAGGGATCACGTTAACTTTGTACATAGGTTGAAGAGTAAAGCGATTGAGGGCGGTGATGCAGCGACACTTGTTAATCTTTTAACGAAAAGACAAGCGGAAGACCCTGGTTTCTTCTTCCGTGTGCAATTCAACGAAGAAGGGAGGCTATGTCACCTATTCTGGTGTGACTCAATGATGAGGGAGGATTATCGATTGTATCACGATGTACTTATCTTTGACACAACGTACCGCATCAATAGGTACAATCTTATATGCGGTGCCTTTGTCGGTATAAACAACCACTGGTCTAATGTGATGTTTGGGTGTGCTTTTCTATCGGACGAGAATGAAGAATCATTTCAATGGTTGTTCAACGTGTTTAATGAAGCTATGGGTGATGATCTCCGTCCTGTCTCCATTTTCACCGACCAAGACAAAGCAATGACAAACGCTCTTGAAGCG GTGTACCCACAAAGTAGACATAGGCTATGCCAATGGCATATCCAACAAAATGCCAACTCTCACTTTGGAACTTTAAAGCATGATAGGCCATTCCAGAATATGTTCAACCAATGCCTCAATGGTTGCTTTAGTGAAACTGAATTTGAAGCGACTTGGCGAATTATGACGACAGAGTATGGCCTCGATAACCACCCATGGTTCAACCGACTCTACAGCCTACGAACCAAATGGTGCACTGCGTTCAATAACATGTACTTTTCAGTCGGTATTCTATCTTCGCAAAGGAGCGAGAGCACAAACCATGCAATGGGTTTTCAAGCTTCAAAAACAACTTCAGTTACCGAATTCTTTGGTATATACGAAACAACTGTCCGGAGATGGAGAGAAGAGGAGGAGCTCAAAGAATTCAACTGTATTAGAGCTACCCCGACCTCCGTGTTCCCCCTTGTGGACCTCTTGCAACACGCCTCACAGATTTACACTCTACATCTGTTTCGTTGTTTTGAGAAAGAGTTTGGCCTTGCCATGGGTACCCGCGCATCTATTGTACAATCCGAGGATTCTACCCTATTGTACAGGGTCCACACTGGCGGCAATGAGGGATCATCCCACCACGTGACCTATGATTGCGGGAACCACCTAACTGAATGCATTTTTAGGAAGTATCAA GAAATCCCGTCTGCATATATTCGAAGGCGGTGGACGAAGTTCGCAAAGACTGAGGTGTGGAATCGTTTACTCCCGGCAGACATGCGCCGAAGCGCTGCAAACGAGGCCGTCAATTGGCGACGTTCAATGTCTAAAAATGTCAACAATCTGATAACAAAGAGCCAAAACGTTAAAGAGGCTAGGGCAATTGTCGAGAACTTCTATGGTACGGCCAACGCTAAAGTGACCTCTATACTTCAAAAGCTTGCTATTGACGCGGACCATAACACTCAACCGTCTGAAGACCATGCTGTTTTAGACCCCGTTCGATGTACGACGAAAGGGAGGAGCCAAAGGAAGAAAAGGGCCCTCGGTAAGAAGAAAAGAGTGAAGAAAACCAACGACAACGCCCAGTTCAATGCTGATTCCTACACGCCAGTACCGCGGCTCctgtgtaacactacggattttatag catag
- the LOC141605965 gene encoding nicotinamide/nicotinic acid mononucleotide adenylyltransferase-like isoform X6: MSPVNGGYAKKGLLSTEHRIQMCQLACRSSVFVMVDPWEAKQSTYQRTLTVLCRVKNYLCENTLVPAGSLEVMLVSGSNLLESFRKSFWIPEQKAPRPRCN; the protein is encoded by the exons ATGTCACCAGTGAATGGTGGATATGCAAAGAAG GGCCTTTTATCTACTGAACACCGTATACAAATGTGTCAACTGGCTTGCAGGAGTTCAGTCTTTGTGATGGTAGATCCATGGGAG GCTAAGCAAAGTACCTACCAACGGACCTTAACTGTTTTATGTAGAGTGAAGAACTACTTATGCGAGAATACTCTTGTTCCTGCTG GATCCCTTGAGGTCATGCTTGTCAGTGGTTCCAATTTATTGGAATCATTTCGTAAAAGTTTTTGGATTCCTGAGCAG AAAGCTCCAAGACCAAGATGTAACTAA
- the LOC141605965 gene encoding nicotinamide/nicotinic acid mononucleotide adenylyltransferase-like isoform X3 has product MSPVNGGYAKKGLLSTEHRIQMCQLACRSSVFVMVDPWEAKQSTYQRTLTVLCRVKNYLCENTLVPAGNNEFDDIDDSFRNLRLIINYSSLSTKLTLFLLFPGSLEVMLVSGSNLLESFRKSFWIPEQVQAIVRDFGVACIRREGKDVEKMLSDYSILREMDAYEAYYLDKEKKGSLHILVYHLKAPRPRCN; this is encoded by the exons ATGTCACCAGTGAATGGTGGATATGCAAAGAAG GGCCTTTTATCTACTGAACACCGTATACAAATGTGTCAACTGGCTTGCAGGAGTTCAGTCTTTGTGATGGTAGATCCATGGGAG GCTAAGCAAAGTACCTACCAACGGACCTTAACTGTTTTATGTAGAGTGAAGAACTACTTATGCGAGAATACTCTTGTTCCTGCTGGTAATAATGAGTTTGATGACATAGACGATAGTTTCAGGAATTTGAGGTTGATCATAAATTATAGCTCCTTGAGCACAAAGTTGACTCTTTTCCTTTTATTCCCAGGATCCCTTGAGGTCATGCTTGTCAGTGGTTCCAATTTATTGGAATCATTTCGTAAAAGTTTTTGGATTCCTGAGCAG GTTCAAGCAATAGTCAGAGACTTTGGTGTGGCTTGTATACGTAGGGAGGGGAAAGATGTTGAAAAAATGCTTTCAGACTATTCTATTCTGCGTGAAATGGATGCTTATGAAGCCTATTACTTagataaagaaaaaaaaggaagtttACATATTTTAGTTTATCATTTA AAAGCTCCAAGACCAAGATGTAACTAA
- the LOC141605965 gene encoding nicotinamide/nicotinic acid mononucleotide adenylyltransferase-like isoform X5: MSPVNGGYAKKGLLSTEHRIQMCQLACRSSVFVMVDPWEAKQSTYQRTLTVLCRVKNYLCENTLVPAGNNEFDDIDDSFRNLRLIINYSSLSTKLTLFLLFPGSLEVMLVSGSNLLESFRKSFWIPEQKAPRPRCN; this comes from the exons ATGTCACCAGTGAATGGTGGATATGCAAAGAAG GGCCTTTTATCTACTGAACACCGTATACAAATGTGTCAACTGGCTTGCAGGAGTTCAGTCTTTGTGATGGTAGATCCATGGGAG GCTAAGCAAAGTACCTACCAACGGACCTTAACTGTTTTATGTAGAGTGAAGAACTACTTATGCGAGAATACTCTTGTTCCTGCTGGTAATAATGAGTTTGATGACATAGACGATAGTTTCAGGAATTTGAGGTTGATCATAAATTATAGCTCCTTGAGCACAAAGTTGACTCTTTTCCTTTTATTCCCAGGATCCCTTGAGGTCATGCTTGTCAGTGGTTCCAATTTATTGGAATCATTTCGTAAAAGTTTTTGGATTCCTGAGCAG AAAGCTCCAAGACCAAGATGTAACTAA
- the LOC141605965 gene encoding nicotinamide/nicotinic acid mononucleotide adenylyltransferase-like isoform X2, with protein MCQLACRSSVFVMVDPWEAKQSTYQRTLTVLCRVKNYLCENTLVPAGNNEFDDIDDSFRNLRLIINYSSLSTKLTLFLLFPGSLEVMLVSGSNLLESFRKSFWIPEQVQAIVRDFGVACIRREGKDVEKMLSDYSILREMDAYEAYYLDKEKKGSLHILVYHLVSKMLLLLLPFVLLFYYLLFSFTFTSFFYFAVLPRKSS; from the exons ATGTGTCAACTGGCTTGCAGGAGTTCAGTCTTTGTGATGGTAGATCCATGGGAG GCTAAGCAAAGTACCTACCAACGGACCTTAACTGTTTTATGTAGAGTGAAGAACTACTTATGCGAGAATACTCTTGTTCCTGCTGGTAATAATGAGTTTGATGACATAGACGATAGTTTCAGGAATTTGAGGTTGATCATAAATTATAGCTCCTTGAGCACAAAGTTGACTCTTTTCCTTTTATTCCCAGGATCCCTTGAGGTCATGCTTGTCAGTGGTTCCAATTTATTGGAATCATTTCGTAAAAGTTTTTGGATTCCTGAGCAG GTTCAAGCAATAGTCAGAGACTTTGGTGTGGCTTGTATACGTAGGGAGGGGAAAGATGTTGAAAAAATGCTTTCAGACTATTCTATTCTGCGTGAAATGGATGCTTATGAAGCCTATTACTTagataaagaaaaaaaaggaagtttACATATTTTAGTTTATCATTTAGTGAGTAAAATGTTACTACTGCTTCTTCCCTTTGTATTGTTGTTCTACTACCTCTTATTTTCCTTCACTTTTACCTCTTTCTTTTACTTTGCTGTTCTCCCACGAAAGTCTTCTTAA
- the LOC141605965 gene encoding nicotinamide/nicotinic acid mononucleotide adenylyltransferase-like isoform X4: MSPVNGGYAKKGLLSTEHRIQMCQLACRSSVFVMVDPWEAKQSTYQRTLTVLCRVKNYLCENTLVPAGSLEVMLVSGSNLLESFRKSFWIPEQVQAIVRDFGVACIRREGKDVEKMLSDYSILREMDAYEAYYLDKEKKGSLHILVYHLVSKMLLLLLPFVLLFYYLLFSFTFTSFFYFAVLPRKSS, translated from the exons ATGTCACCAGTGAATGGTGGATATGCAAAGAAG GGCCTTTTATCTACTGAACACCGTATACAAATGTGTCAACTGGCTTGCAGGAGTTCAGTCTTTGTGATGGTAGATCCATGGGAG GCTAAGCAAAGTACCTACCAACGGACCTTAACTGTTTTATGTAGAGTGAAGAACTACTTATGCGAGAATACTCTTGTTCCTGCTG GATCCCTTGAGGTCATGCTTGTCAGTGGTTCCAATTTATTGGAATCATTTCGTAAAAGTTTTTGGATTCCTGAGCAG GTTCAAGCAATAGTCAGAGACTTTGGTGTGGCTTGTATACGTAGGGAGGGGAAAGATGTTGAAAAAATGCTTTCAGACTATTCTATTCTGCGTGAAATGGATGCTTATGAAGCCTATTACTTagataaagaaaaaaaaggaagtttACATATTTTAGTTTATCATTTAGTGAGTAAAATGTTACTACTGCTTCTTCCCTTTGTATTGTTGTTCTACTACCTCTTATTTTCCTTCACTTTTACCTCTTTCTTTTACTTTGCTGTTCTCCCACGAAAGTCTTCTTAA
- the LOC141605965 gene encoding nicotinamide/nicotinic acid mononucleotide adenylyltransferase-like isoform X1 → MSPVNGGYAKKGLLSTEHRIQMCQLACRSSVFVMVDPWEAKQSTYQRTLTVLCRVKNYLCENTLVPAGNNEFDDIDDSFRNLRLIINYSSLSTKLTLFLLFPGSLEVMLVSGSNLLESFRKSFWIPEQVQAIVRDFGVACIRREGKDVEKMLSDYSILREMDAYEAYYLDKEKKGSLHILVYHLVSKMLLLLLPFVLLFYYLLFSFTFTSFFYFAVLPRKSS, encoded by the exons ATGTCACCAGTGAATGGTGGATATGCAAAGAAG GGCCTTTTATCTACTGAACACCGTATACAAATGTGTCAACTGGCTTGCAGGAGTTCAGTCTTTGTGATGGTAGATCCATGGGAG GCTAAGCAAAGTACCTACCAACGGACCTTAACTGTTTTATGTAGAGTGAAGAACTACTTATGCGAGAATACTCTTGTTCCTGCTGGTAATAATGAGTTTGATGACATAGACGATAGTTTCAGGAATTTGAGGTTGATCATAAATTATAGCTCCTTGAGCACAAAGTTGACTCTTTTCCTTTTATTCCCAGGATCCCTTGAGGTCATGCTTGTCAGTGGTTCCAATTTATTGGAATCATTTCGTAAAAGTTTTTGGATTCCTGAGCAG GTTCAAGCAATAGTCAGAGACTTTGGTGTGGCTTGTATACGTAGGGAGGGGAAAGATGTTGAAAAAATGCTTTCAGACTATTCTATTCTGCGTGAAATGGATGCTTATGAAGCCTATTACTTagataaagaaaaaaaaggaagtttACATATTTTAGTTTATCATTTAGTGAGTAAAATGTTACTACTGCTTCTTCCCTTTGTATTGTTGTTCTACTACCTCTTATTTTCCTTCACTTTTACCTCTTTCTTTTACTTTGCTGTTCTCCCACGAAAGTCTTCTTAA